From the Entomomonas sp. E2T0 genome, one window contains:
- a CDS encoding YheU family protein, with amino-acid sequence MIIPHHLLDPEILKNLIEDFVSRDGTDNGDETPLATRVERVNHALEKQQAYIVFDQQTEACSLMLKQDIPKEWLADL; translated from the coding sequence ATGATAATTCCCCACCATTTACTTGATCCAGAAATACTGAAGAACCTTATTGAAGACTTTGTTAGCCGTGATGGAACGGATAATGGTGATGAAACACCATTAGCCACCCGTGTTGAACGAGTCAATCATGCACTTGAAAAACAACAGGCTTATATTGTTTTTGATCAACAAACTGAAGCCTGCTCATTAATGTTAAAACAAGATATCCCTAAGGAGTGGCTTGCTGATCTGTAA
- the mdtD gene encoding multidrug transporter subunit MdtD has translation MPVMPLDISAQVKKLLPWIVAIAFFMQSLDATILNIALPSMAADLKVNPLQMQSAIIAYMLTVALVIPVCGWISDRFGTKKVFFFAVALFTLGSIFCAVAWSLPVLVTGRVVQGLGGALMMPVGRLVILKVYPRSEFVKVMSFVTIPGLLGPLLGPTVGGWLVEYFSWHWIFLINVPMGILGCFVACKFMPDLRGAIRTKFDFIGFMLFGTAMVMISFALEGLSELHLPATFVTLLFVLGFSCFLGYWWHAFKFEFPLFPPSLFKIRSFSIGIMGNLFARLGNGSLPFLIPLLLQLALGYSPAEAGMMMIPTALCAILTKSLVRYIINFFGYRWVLTVNTLLLGLLICSFSWVDKEMPFLLLLVMLGATGAINSLQFTAMNTVALFQLDDDLASSGNALLAVVVQLSISFGVAISAILLAYFNGGQPAVSSIEVLPAFQGTFLGVGLFTVFSAFIFYFLPTQIGMTHKK, from the coding sequence ATGCCTGTAATGCCATTAGATATTTCTGCACAAGTAAAAAAACTTTTGCCATGGATTGTTGCTATTGCATTTTTCATGCAAAGTTTGGATGCAACCATCTTAAATATTGCTTTGCCATCAATGGCTGCTGATTTAAAGGTTAATCCATTACAAATGCAAAGCGCTATTATTGCCTATATGCTTACTGTAGCATTGGTAATACCTGTTTGTGGTTGGATTTCAGATCGATTTGGTACTAAAAAAGTATTTTTCTTTGCTGTGGCATTATTTACTTTAGGGTCTATATTTTGTGCGGTTGCTTGGTCTCTACCTGTGTTGGTTACAGGCCGTGTTGTTCAGGGGTTAGGTGGTGCTTTAATGATGCCTGTAGGGCGTTTAGTCATCTTAAAAGTTTATCCACGCAGCGAGTTTGTTAAAGTTATGAGCTTTGTAACTATTCCAGGTCTACTAGGTCCATTATTAGGGCCAACTGTTGGAGGGTGGTTAGTTGAGTACTTTTCATGGCATTGGATTTTCTTAATTAATGTCCCTATGGGGATACTAGGTTGTTTTGTCGCTTGTAAATTTATGCCAGACTTACGTGGTGCAATACGAACTAAATTTGATTTTATAGGATTTATGCTATTTGGCACTGCTATGGTAATGATTAGCTTTGCCCTTGAGGGATTATCTGAACTTCATTTACCTGCTACTTTTGTAACGCTTTTATTTGTGCTGGGATTTAGTTGTTTTCTAGGATACTGGTGGCATGCCTTTAAATTTGAATTTCCACTTTTCCCTCCTAGTTTGTTTAAGATTCGTAGTTTTTCTATTGGTATTATGGGGAACCTGTTTGCTCGTTTAGGTAATGGTTCTTTACCCTTTTTAATTCCTTTATTATTACAACTTGCTTTAGGTTATTCCCCTGCAGAGGCAGGTATGATGATGATACCTACTGCATTGTGTGCCATTTTAACTAAATCATTAGTGCGTTATATCATTAATTTCTTTGGATATCGTTGGGTATTAACCGTTAATACTCTATTGCTAGGTTTATTAATTTGTAGTTTCTCATGGGTTGATAAAGAAATGCCGTTTCTACTATTGTTAGTTATGCTAGGAGCGACAGGAGCAATAAATTCTTTACAATTTACTGCCATGAATACAGTGGCTTTGTTTCAGTTAGATGATGATTTGGCTAGTAGTGGTAATGCATTGTTAGCAGTTGTCGTGCAATTATCAATCAGTTTTGGGGTGGCTATTTCTGCAATATTATTGGCTTATTTTAATGGTGGTCAGCCTGCTGTGAGTAGTATAGAAGTATTGCCTGCGTTTCAGGGGACATTTTTGGGTGTAGGGTTATTTACGGTATTTTCTGCGTTTATTTTTTATTTTTTACCTACACAAATTGGAATGACACACAAGAAGTAA
- the rph gene encoding ribonuclease PH, with the protein MKRPSGREAAQLRSINITRNYTKHAEGSVLVEFGDTKVICTVSVEANVPRFLKGAGQGWLTAEYGMLPRSTGERMQRESAKGKQSGRTQEIQRLIGRSLRAALDLTKLGEYTLHIDCDVIQADGGTRTASITGASVALVDALEVMKQRGQLKADPFKHFIAAVSVGIYQGHAVLDLDYLEDSSAETDLNVVMTDAGGFIEVQGTAEGEPFQPEELNSMLVLAKQGIEQIFAIQKQALASN; encoded by the coding sequence ATGAAACGACCCAGTGGACGCGAGGCAGCCCAATTACGTTCTATCAACATTACTAGAAACTATACTAAACATGCAGAAGGTTCTGTATTAGTCGAGTTCGGTGATACTAAAGTTATTTGTACAGTTTCTGTTGAAGCAAATGTTCCTAGATTTTTAAAAGGAGCAGGGCAAGGTTGGTTAACAGCTGAATACGGTATGTTGCCCCGTTCAACAGGGGAACGTATGCAACGAGAGTCTGCAAAAGGTAAGCAAAGCGGTCGTACACAAGAAATTCAACGATTAATTGGACGCTCTTTGAGAGCAGCGCTTGATTTAACAAAGTTAGGTGAATATACCTTGCATATAGATTGTGATGTTATCCAAGCAGATGGTGGTACACGTACTGCTTCTATTACTGGTGCATCGGTGGCTTTAGTAGATGCATTAGAAGTGATGAAGCAGCGGGGACAACTAAAGGCAGACCCATTTAAGCATTTTATTGCTGCTGTTTCAGTAGGTATTTATCAAGGTCATGCTGTTTTAGATTTAGATTATTTAGAAGACTCTAGCGCAGAAACTGATCTTAATGTAGTAATGACGGATGCTGGAGGCTTTATTGAGGTACAAGGTACGGCTGAGGGCGAGCCATTCCAGCCAGAAGAGCTAAATAGCATGTTAGTGTTAGCTAAACAAGGTATTGAACAAATTTTTGCCATTCAAAAACAAGCATTAGCTTCCAACTAA
- a CDS encoding cation diffusion facilitator family transporter, translating into MSTTKEVKIFKLSISVTLVIAAIGILFGLLSGSQSILFDGIFSTIDTAMSILSVLVIKLMAKESTSRFQFGFWHFEPIVATVNGSIILLLCLYAQLNAILNIIDGGQSLTFSFATIYAVLVCSVCFGMYFYEKRVNKQLKSDLLQIDVNSWLMSSLITSALLVAFIIGLLIQGTQYEYWSPYIDSVALLVLTVFFIPVPLKILKQSLQEIFLVASKELDNEVNQLVSEIVKQHGLVNYESYVVKTGRLYSIEIHLITSESFAKEQGVIALDNIREQIASQLSIPAQQRWLTICFTSKEKWSC; encoded by the coding sequence GTGAGTACCACAAAAGAAGTTAAAATTTTTAAATTATCAATCAGTGTAACCTTAGTTATTGCTGCTATTGGTATACTGTTTGGTTTATTATCAGGTTCACAGTCCATTTTGTTTGATGGTATCTTCTCTACCATTGATACAGCCATGTCAATTTTATCAGTGCTTGTTATTAAGTTAATGGCAAAGGAATCAACCAGTCGTTTTCAGTTTGGTTTCTGGCACTTTGAACCAATTGTAGCAACTGTGAATGGTTCGATTATTCTGTTGCTGTGTTTATATGCACAACTTAATGCCATATTAAATATTATTGATGGTGGTCAGAGCTTAACTTTTAGTTTCGCTACGATATATGCCGTGTTAGTTTGTAGTGTTTGTTTTGGTATGTATTTTTATGAGAAAAGAGTTAATAAGCAATTAAAATCGGATTTGTTACAAATAGATGTTAATAGTTGGTTGATGTCCAGTTTAATTACTTCAGCCTTATTAGTTGCATTTATTATTGGCTTATTAATTCAAGGAACCCAATACGAATATTGGTCACCTTATATTGACTCAGTAGCTTTGCTTGTTTTAACTGTTTTCTTTATTCCTGTACCTCTAAAGATATTAAAGCAGTCATTACAAGAAATTTTCTTAGTTGCCTCAAAAGAATTGGATAATGAAGTCAATCAACTTGTTAGCGAAATTGTTAAACAACATGGATTAGTGAATTATGAGAGTTATGTGGTAAAAACAGGTCGTTTATATTCTATAGAAATTCATCTAATAACATCTGAAAGTTTTGCGAAAGAACAAGGCGTTATCGCTTTAGATAATATTAGAGAGCAAATTGCTTCACAGTTATCTATTCCCGCTCAACAAAGATGGCTAACCATTTGCTTTACGAGTAAAGAGAAATGGAGTTGTTAA
- the yiaY gene encoding L-threonine dehydrogenase, translated as MSTTFFIPAVNVMGDGALADAVGLLKGYGFKQALIVTDDFLNKSGVVKQLTDLLDKENIKAAVYAGTKPNPTTKNVQEGLDLLKANNCDFVISLGGGSPHDCAKGIALCATNGGHISDYEGLDRSAKPQLPLVAINTTAGTASEMTRFCIITDEERHIKMAIVDRNTTPILSVNDPQLMHGKPPALTAATGMDALTHAVEAYVSIAANPITDACALKAVTLIAENLRTAVKEGTNAVARENMAYAQFLAGMAFNNASLGYVHAMAHQLGGFYDLPHGVCNAVLLPHVQEYNLPSCAPRLKDVAAAMGVDVKDMTDEQGAKACVAEIKKLAKDVGIPANLTALNAKAEDIPTLAANALKDACAITNPRQGNQAEVEGIFKAAM; from the coding sequence ATGAGTACTACATTTTTTATTCCTGCTGTAAATGTTATGGGTGATGGTGCGTTAGCGGATGCAGTTGGATTACTGAAAGGTTATGGTTTCAAACAAGCATTAATAGTGACAGATGATTTTTTAAATAAATCAGGAGTTGTCAAACAATTAACAGACTTATTAGATAAAGAAAATATTAAAGCAGCCGTTTATGCTGGCACTAAGCCAAACCCTACCACTAAAAATGTACAAGAAGGTTTGGATTTATTAAAAGCAAATAACTGTGATTTCGTAATCTCTTTGGGTGGTGGTTCTCCTCATGATTGTGCAAAGGGCATTGCGCTATGCGCTACCAATGGTGGTCATATTAGTGATTATGAAGGTCTAGATCGTTCTGCTAAACCACAATTACCACTTGTAGCAATTAATACGACAGCTGGTACAGCCAGCGAAATGACTCGTTTCTGTATTATTACAGATGAAGAGCGTCATATAAAAATGGCCATTGTTGATCGTAATACAACACCTATTTTATCAGTGAATGATCCCCAATTAATGCACGGTAAACCACCAGCTTTAACAGCTGCAACAGGTATGGATGCGTTAACACATGCTGTTGAAGCTTATGTTTCCATTGCGGCTAACCCAATTACAGATGCTTGTGCGTTGAAAGCAGTTACCTTAATTGCAGAAAACTTACGTACTGCTGTTAAAGAAGGTACTAATGCAGTAGCCCGTGAAAACATGGCTTATGCGCAATTCTTAGCAGGTATGGCGTTCAATAATGCTTCTTTAGGTTATGTACATGCGATGGCTCACCAATTAGGTGGCTTCTATGACTTGCCTCATGGAGTTTGTAATGCAGTATTATTACCTCATGTTCAAGAGTATAACTTACCTTCATGCGCACCACGTTTAAAAGACGTTGCGGCTGCTATGGGTGTTGATGTTAAAGATATGACTGATGAGCAAGGGGCTAAAGCTTGTGTTGCTGAAATTAAAAAATTAGCAAAAGATGTAGGTATTCCTGCTAACTTAACAGCACTTAATGCCAAAGCAGAAGATATTCCTACATTAGCTGCTAATGCATTAAAAGATGCTTGTGCAATTACTAATCCTCGTCAAGGTAATCAAGCAGAAGTTGAAGGAATCTTCAAAGCTGCTATGTAA
- a CDS encoding glutaredoxin domain-containing protein, giving the protein MKYIIIVIIVLVAGYFILENKKPQEEPVRLTNEDINNFFTGGENVGQNNAQDTIHLYSTAWCGYCKKARNILIQSGVRYKEYDIEKDAMAYERHKKLGGRGVPLIEANGKLIKGYNEQILKELVADKRYQP; this is encoded by the coding sequence TTGAAATATATTATTATTGTGATAATAGTATTAGTAGCAGGCTATTTTATTTTGGAAAATAAAAAGCCTCAAGAAGAACCCGTGCGCCTGACAAATGAAGATATAAATAATTTCTTTACAGGGGGTGAAAATGTTGGTCAAAATAATGCGCAAGATACTATTCACCTTTATTCCACGGCATGGTGTGGCTACTGCAAAAAAGCAAGAAATATACTTATACAAAGCGGTGTTCGTTATAAAGAATATGATATTGAAAAAGATGCTATGGCATATGAGAGGCATAAAAAGTTAGGTGGTCGTGGAGTTCCTTTGATAGAAGCAAATGGCAAACTTATTAAAGGCTATAATGAACAGATTTTAAAAGAATTAGTTGCAGATAAACGTTATCAACCTTAA
- a CDS encoding GDSL-type esterase/lipase family protein — protein MNLVKHSIIILLVIMLGACGKSEVQYDAISSGTTVVAFGDSVTYGYGVSKEQNYPTRLAVITGWNIINAGVSGERADQAKNRISSVLKQYQPKLVLIEIGGNDFLKRRKEQAVKEDIRSIINTVKAENAIPVLIAVPALSPIAMIGLPSDSSIYKELAKEENIILIDSVFSNVLRDEKLRLDNIHPNAQGYQQMVGGIVEQLRSNGLL, from the coding sequence ATGAACTTAGTAAAACATAGCATAATAATTCTTTTAGTAATTATGCTAGGTGCTTGTGGTAAATCAGAAGTTCAGTATGACGCTATTAGCTCAGGTACCACTGTAGTTGCATTTGGTGATAGTGTTACTTATGGCTATGGTGTTTCTAAAGAACAAAATTACCCCACTCGATTAGCAGTGATTACAGGTTGGAATATTATTAATGCTGGTGTTTCTGGTGAACGTGCAGATCAGGCAAAAAATAGAATTTCATCGGTATTAAAACAATACCAACCAAAATTGGTATTGATTGAAATAGGTGGTAATGATTTTTTAAAGCGACGTAAAGAGCAAGCAGTAAAAGAGGATATCAGATCTATTATTAATACTGTTAAGGCAGAAAATGCTATTCCTGTATTAATAGCTGTTCCTGCATTATCTCCTATAGCGATGATTGGGTTGCCTTCAGATTCATCAATTTATAAAGAGTTAGCTAAAGAAGAAAATATCATATTAATTGATTCTGTTTTTTCTAATGTTTTAAGGGATGAAAAATTAAGACTAGACAATATCCATCCTAATGCACAGGGCTATCAGCAAATGGTAGGGGGTATCGTAGAGCAGTTAAGAAGTAATGGTTTATTATAG
- a CDS encoding RNA ligase RtcB family protein, producing the protein MGNFIRTLSEGVSLVASDDTWIEGNAIQQLQTTAKLTGMLKVIGMPDLHPGRGYPIGAAFFSVGRFYPALVGGDIGCGMSLWQTTINAVGLNLDKLEKRLGSIDAPLENEEKQQLLDEVESLSSNAPGTIGSGNHFAELQQLETIYDEAITTSLQLDKKNLQLLVHSGSRGLGGNILRSHVERFNHNGLLENTIEATDYLTQHNQALLFAIENRELIARRILKRLRGKGHKLLDISHNLVTPVIIAGKQGWLHRKGAAPADKGLVVIPGSRGDYSYLVAPVDTEQGLLSLAHGAGRKWMRSECKGRLVNRYTAAQLTRTKLGSRVVCCDRELLYEEAPQAYKSIDTVIEAMLGAGLIKLVARFKPVLTYKTQKEDN; encoded by the coding sequence ATGGGCAATTTTATTCGTACTTTGTCTGAAGGTGTTTCGTTAGTCGCCTCAGATGATACGTGGATTGAAGGAAATGCAATCCAACAATTACAAACAACTGCAAAACTAACAGGTATGCTGAAAGTAATAGGCATGCCAGATTTACATCCAGGACGTGGTTATCCTATTGGTGCTGCTTTCTTCTCGGTAGGGCGTTTTTATCCTGCCTTAGTGGGTGGAGATATTGGTTGTGGTATGTCTCTTTGGCAAACAACTATTAATGCAGTAGGTTTAAATTTAGATAAACTGGAGAAACGTTTAGGTAGTATTGATGCGCCATTAGAAAATGAAGAGAAACAACAGTTATTAGATGAAGTTGAATCTTTATCTAGCAATGCACCTGGTACTATTGGTTCAGGTAACCATTTTGCAGAGTTGCAACAGCTAGAGACTATTTATGATGAAGCGATAACTACTAGCTTGCAGTTGGATAAAAAGAACTTACAGCTATTAGTACATAGTGGTTCAAGGGGTTTGGGTGGGAATATTTTACGTAGTCATGTAGAGCGTTTTAACCATAATGGCTTATTAGAGAACACTATAGAAGCAACAGATTATTTAACTCAACATAATCAGGCATTGCTTTTTGCTATTGAAAATAGAGAACTAATAGCTAGGCGCATACTAAAACGTTTACGAGGTAAAGGGCATAAATTATTAGATATTAGCCATAACCTAGTTACTCCAGTAATCATTGCAGGCAAACAAGGTTGGTTACATCGTAAAGGTGCCGCTCCTGCGGATAAGGGGTTAGTTGTTATTCCAGGTTCTCGAGGTGATTATAGTTACCTAGTAGCGCCCGTTGATACTGAGCAAGGTTTGCTTTCATTGGCACATGGTGCAGGCCGTAAATGGATGCGTTCGGAATGTAAAGGGCGATTAGTTAATCGCTATACGGCCGCCCAGTTAACGCGAACAAAACTGGGTAGTCGAGTGGTTTGTTGTGATCGTGAGTTACTTTATGAAGAAGCACCACAGGCTTATAAGTCAATTGATACAGTAATTGAGGCAATGTTAGGGGCAGGGCTTATTAAGTTAGTAGCACGTTTTAAACCTGTTCTTACTTATAAAACCCA